A single window of Eucalyptus grandis isolate ANBG69807.140 chromosome 1, ASM1654582v1, whole genome shotgun sequence DNA harbors:
- the LOC120295418 gene encoding uncharacterized protein LOC120295418: MGGEGTGCGRGERRGGAARSRAGGRGGDRGTASSPMQMRMRRATAAWARGWLSGTERRRTAAVLLGDRWCRLTEMTTDASSSAAGASRRTWARLLVSRGACNRGGGLSDGERTRSGVAAGCAGRKRSGTGPESLLVGLRGQLVTASRSSGEGKLAAGWRVAGTAPAKSSGRGWQGASRIDVVARCSLGVEAEGCPSGLLAKGGNRCGSRAAVRAPMALFGCWVERELECVQGRRRRRIGDGFVNRGVTRVLGRKEQRSSSGPALAATEARRGALAFGRPDLAW, from the exons ATGGGCGGCGAAGGCACCGGGTGCGGGCGAGGCGAGCGGcgcggtggcgcggcgaggtCGAGAGCGGGGGGACGCGGAGGTGACCGAGGCACGGCGTCGAGCCCGATGCAGATGCGGATGAGGCGAGCAACAGCGGCGTGGGCGCGGGGCTGGCTGTCGGGCACCGAACGGAGGCGAACGGCGGCGGTGCTACTCGGAGACCGGTGGTGCAGGCTCACGGAGATGACGACCGACGCAAGCTCGAGTGCTGCGGGGGCGTCGCGAAGGACTTGGGCACGGCTGCTGGTGTCGCGGGGCGCGTGCAACCGTGGAGGTGGGCTGAGCGATGGCGAGAGGACGCGCAGCGGTGTTGCTGCGGGTTGCGCCGGACGGAAGCGCAGCGGCACAGGACCAGAGAG CTTGCTCGTAGGTCTCCGAGGGCAGCTGGTCACTGCcagtcggagctccggcgagggcaaaCTGGCGGCGGGTTGGAGAGTTGCAGGCACGGCGCCGGCGAAAAGCTCGGGCAGAGGATGGCAGGGTGCTTCACGGATCGATGTGGTGGCGCGGTGCTCGCTGGGCGTCGAAGCAGAGGGCTGTCCGTCGGGGCTTCTGGCAAAGGGCGGCAACCGGTGTGGCAGCAGAGCGGCGGTGCGAGCTCCAATGGCGTTGTTTGGTTGCTGGGTCGAAAGGGAGCTTGAGTGCGTGCAGgggcgacggcggaggcgaaTCGGCGATGGCTTTGTCAATAGGGGTGTTACAAGGGTGTTGGGTCGGAAGGAGCAGCGATCCAGCTCGGGTCCGGCTCTGGCAGCGACAGAGGCGCGGCGAGGGGCGCTGGCATTCGGGCGTCCGGATCTGGCGTGGTAG
- the LOC104433797 gene encoding anthocyanidin 3-O-glucosyltransferase 2: MTTTSELVFVPFPAVGHLLSMLEMAKLLVDRDDRLSITVLVMKSPLDSEIDSRVELFAASVATRIRFVLLPQQNVSLEASPMAFLSHFMESHKASVREAIANLSTSGSSRLKGLVVDMFCTPVINGAVEFGIPSYVFIPSGVAFLGLMLYLQFLQDEQHVDLTMLTGPDAELDFPCFANSLPAAKFLPSDVLMKEDCQIFLGHARRFKEAKGILVNTFAELEPRAMEALAGLGAPAVYPLGPILNIKVESKKGFEILDWLDQQPDASVVFLCFGSHGSFDEDQVKEIACALERSECHFLWSLRQPPAKGKLESPTDYADPAEVLPEGFIDRTTGVGRVIGWAPQVAILAHRAIGGFMSHCGWNSTLESIWFGVPIAAWPQYAEQQFNAFQLVVELGLAAEIKMDYRRDLIKGGNSIVTADKIERGIKSLMEGKEAGERRKKVMEMSKKSRKALMEGGTSYLSLGRFIEDVCS; the protein is encoded by the coding sequence atgaCTACCACATCCGAGCTTGTGTTTGTCCCATTTCCAGCCGTCGGCCACCTCCTGTCAATGTTGGAGATGGCCAAGCTCCTCGTCGACCGCGATGATCGGCTCTCCATTACGGTCCTCGTCATGAAGTCACCCCTTGACTCCGAGATCGACTCCCGTGTTGAGTTGTTCGCTGCCTCCGTTGCCACCCGCATCCGCTTCGTCCTCCTCCCCCAGCAAAACGTCTCCCTAGAGGCGTCCCCGATGGCCTTTCTCAGTCATTTCATGGAGAGCCACAAAGCCAGCGTCAGAGAAGCCATCGCCAACCTCTCCACCTCCGGCTCATCACGGCTCAAGGGGCTCGTCGTTGACATGTTCTGCACCCCGGTGATCAACGGGGCTGTCGAGTTTGGCATCCCTTCGTACGTGTTCATCCCGTCGGGCGTGGCGTTCCTCGGATTGATGTTGTACCTCCAGTTTCTTCAAGATGAGCAACACGTGGACCTGACAATGCTCACGGGTCCAGATGCCGAGCTGGACTTCCCGTGCTTCGCTAACTCGCTGCCGGCCGCCAAATTCTTGCCCTCAGATGTGCTCATGAAAGAAGACTGCCAGATATTCTTGGGCCACGCCCGGAGGTTTAAGGAAGCCAAAGGAATTTTGGTAAATACATTCGCCGAGCTAGAACCACGCGCGATGGAGGCCTTGGCAGGCCTTGGAGCGCCCGCAGTTTACCCCCTGGGGCCCATACTGAACATCAAGGTCGAGAGCAAAAAGGGTTTTGAGATCCTGGACTGGCTTGACCAGCAACCGGACGCGTCAGTGGTGTTCCTATGCTTCGGGAGCCACGGGAGCTTCGACGAGGACCAGGTGAAAGAGATTGCTTGTGCATTGGAGCGAAGTGAGTGCCACTTCCTGTGGTCCCTACGGCAGCCACCGGCGAAGGGCAAGTTAGAATCCCCCACTGACTACGCAGATCCCGCGGAGGTCCTCCCCGAGGGTTTCATTGACAGGACCACCGGTGTCGGGAGAGTGATCGGGTGGGCCCCACAGGTTGCAATCCTAGCCCATCGAGCCATCGGAGGGTTCATGTCGCATTGCGGGTGGAACTCCACCCTAGAAAGCATATGGTTCGGCGTGCCGATTGCCGCGTGGCCCCAGTATGCGGAGCAACAGTTCAACGCCTTCCAATTGGTGGTGGAGCTTGGCCTCGCGGCAGAGATCAAGATGGATTATCGAAGAGATCTCATCAAAGGTGGCAACAGCATCGTGACGGCAGACAAGATAGAGAGAGGGATAAAGAGCTTAATGGAGGGGAAGGAGGCaggggagaggaggaagaaggtgatGGAGATGAGCAAGAAGAGCAGGAAGGCTTTGATGGAGGGTGGCACTTCTTACTTGTCTTTAGGTCGTTTCATCGAGGATGTCTGCAGTTAG